In the Leptospiraceae bacterium genome, one interval contains:
- a CDS encoding MBL fold metallo-hydrolase, producing the protein MEIKLYGVRGSLPTPLSPDLYKLAISNVLERAYSEWKQNSENFSVQKFLENCHISESSLIGGNTTCVYVESSSGDKVILDCGTGIRSLGNDLLKGGITDDKKNLNILITHTHWDHIQGWPFFKLGYVPGVNINFHSTIANLKERMDRQQHQENFPITFDQMLSTKSFFLEEMNVPFQIGDFEITPFALKHPGACSGYRIKEKDKVFLFCTDVEIVEDDCEYIDKLKVVTMNADLLIMDAQYNIEEAKAKAGWGHTSGYMVIKSAMKFNVKKVALTHHEPDHTDATIYSLMDEAKRQFSKKDKLPEIVLATEGMTFQL; encoded by the coding sequence ATGGAAATTAAACTATACGGAGTCAGAGGCTCTCTTCCAACACCATTAAGTCCAGATTTGTATAAATTAGCAATCTCCAATGTTCTCGAAAGAGCGTATTCTGAGTGGAAACAGAATTCAGAAAATTTTTCTGTTCAGAAGTTTTTGGAAAATTGTCATATTTCTGAAAGCTCTCTTATTGGAGGGAACACTACTTGTGTTTATGTTGAGTCTTCTTCGGGAGATAAGGTTATATTGGATTGTGGAACAGGGATACGCTCTTTAGGAAACGATTTGTTGAAGGGTGGAATAACCGATGATAAAAAAAATTTGAATATACTTATAACTCACACTCATTGGGATCATATTCAAGGATGGCCGTTTTTTAAACTTGGTTATGTACCAGGAGTAAATATTAATTTTCATTCGACTATTGCAAATTTAAAAGAAAGAATGGACAGGCAACAACATCAAGAAAATTTTCCGATTACTTTTGATCAAATGCTTTCAACAAAATCTTTTTTTCTGGAAGAAATGAATGTTCCTTTTCAGATAGGAGATTTTGAGATTACCCCTTTTGCATTAAAACACCCTGGAGCCTGTTCGGGTTACAGGATAAAAGAAAAAGATAAAGTTTTTCTTTTTTGTACTGATGTAGAAATCGTAGAGGACGACTGCGAGTATATTGACAAATTAAAAGTTGTTACAATGAATGCAGATTTACTTATTATGGACGCACAATACAATATCGAAGAAGCTAAGGCAAAGGCAGGTTGGGGACACACCTCCGGGTATATGGTAATCAAAAGTGCCATGAAATTTAATGTAAAGAAAGTTGCCTTAACTCACCATGAGCCGGATCACACAGATGCAACTATTTATAGTTTGATGGATGAAGCAAAAAGGCAATTCTCTAAAAAAGATAAATTGCCTGAGATAGTTTTAGCTACAGAAGGAATGACTTTTCAATTATAA
- the serS gene encoding serine--tRNA ligase codes for MLDLIRITENPEELKSMLKRRGFSQLEIVDKILEVQAKKKSIQTEAESLRSERNRVSKEIGVKKSKGEDISEVSESMKSVGEKIKSLEEKLEVEEINLQELNQSLPNFLDEEVPTGFSEEDNVELYKVGEKPKFDFPIKTHFEIGEELKIFDFERGVKLSGARAYTYFGLAAKLERALMNFMLDIHGKHGYEEVWVPQIVNDESMFTTGQYPKFKDEYYRMERDSLNLIPTAEVPLTNLYRDEILSEESLPICVTAHTSCFRREAGSYGRDTRGLVRVHQFQKVELVKFCKPEESKAEHKKMLADAENILKLLGLHYRVLLLCSKDTSGSSSKTYDLEVWMPGLNRYMEISSVSNFKDFQSRRGKIRYKSKTGKNILVHTVNGSGLAIGRTLAAIVENFQQKEGNFKIPEILNKYL; via the coding sequence ATGTTAGATTTAATAAGAATCACAGAAAACCCTGAAGAACTCAAGAGTATGTTGAAGAGGAGAGGTTTTTCACAATTAGAAATTGTGGATAAAATCTTAGAGGTTCAAGCCAAAAAAAAATCTATTCAGACAGAAGCAGAGAGCCTTCGTTCAGAAAGAAATCGTGTTAGCAAAGAGATAGGAGTTAAAAAATCCAAAGGCGAGGATATTTCAGAAGTATCCGAGTCTATGAAGTCGGTAGGAGAAAAAATTAAATCACTCGAAGAAAAATTAGAAGTTGAGGAAATAAATTTACAAGAGTTAAATCAATCTCTACCAAATTTTCTTGATGAAGAAGTTCCAACCGGTTTTTCCGAAGAAGATAATGTTGAATTGTATAAAGTAGGAGAAAAACCAAAATTTGATTTTCCAATAAAAACACATTTTGAAATCGGAGAAGAGTTAAAAATTTTTGATTTTGAAAGAGGCGTGAAACTCTCCGGTGCTCGTGCTTACACATATTTTGGATTGGCAGCTAAATTAGAAAGAGCGCTTATGAATTTTATGCTCGATATTCATGGAAAGCATGGATACGAAGAAGTATGGGTTCCTCAAATTGTCAATGATGAATCCATGTTTACTACGGGGCAATATCCAAAATTCAAAGATGAATATTATAGAATGGAAAGAGATTCTTTGAATTTGATTCCAACCGCAGAGGTGCCTCTCACTAACTTGTACAGAGATGAAATTCTTTCAGAGGAAAGTCTGCCGATTTGCGTAACAGCACACACATCTTGCTTCAGGAGAGAAGCAGGCTCTTATGGTAGGGACACTCGAGGTCTTGTGCGCGTTCACCAGTTTCAAAAAGTTGAGCTTGTAAAATTTTGTAAACCGGAAGAATCAAAAGCTGAACATAAAAAAATGCTGGCTGATGCAGAAAATATATTAAAACTACTCGGATTGCACTATCGTGTTCTACTTCTTTGTAGCAAAGATACTTCAGGCTCTTCTTCTAAAACTTATGATTTAGAAGTTTGGATGCCCGGATTAAATCGTTATATGGAAATTTCATCAGTGTCTAATTTTAAAGATTTTCAATCCAGAAGAGGGAAGATTCGATATAAGTCAAAAACAGGAAAAAATATTTTAGTTCACACTGTAAATGGTTCAGGGCTTGCTATTGGACGAACTCTTGCAGCAATAGTGGAAAATTTTCAACAGAAAGAAGGCAATTTTAAGATCCCGGAAATATTGAATAAATATTTATGA
- a CDS encoding TatD family hydrolase: MPNLIDTHCHLDIIEENGQSIKDSVEKSTLAGVSKIVQIGIDYKTSVRADNICKEFSTPDLEILYTIGCHPAYKSNFTQKEEIIWLVQEKKNNLDFVGIGEIGLDFYHDKNSIEEQTPIFVSFLDLASDLNLPVIIHSREAAEATYQVLSKYKMKVFGVIHCFTYDYEYAKKFCDLGFYISFSGIVAFKNAKEIHEAAKKLPLKSILIETDSPFLAPPPFRGKRNDSSNLTYILEKFFSLRSEPNTLVEETIYENSLKFISRKAP, from the coding sequence ATGCCTAATCTTATAGATACACATTGTCACTTAGATATTATCGAAGAAAACGGGCAAAGCATTAAAGATTCTGTTGAAAAATCTACCTTAGCAGGTGTTTCAAAAATAGTTCAAATAGGAATTGATTACAAAACCTCGGTGCGAGCAGATAATATTTGTAAAGAATTCTCTACTCCAGATTTAGAAATTTTATATACAATTGGCTGTCACCCTGCGTATAAAAGTAATTTTACTCAAAAAGAAGAAATTATTTGGTTGGTACAGGAAAAAAAGAACAATTTAGATTTTGTCGGAATTGGTGAAATAGGGCTTGATTTTTATCACGATAAAAATTCTATCGAAGAACAGACTCCGATTTTTGTAAGTTTTTTAGATTTGGCTTCTGATTTAAACTTGCCTGTAATTATTCATTCAAGAGAAGCAGCAGAAGCTACTTATCAAGTTTTATCTAAATATAAAATGAAGGTATTTGGTGTTATTCATTGTTTTACATATGACTATGAATATGCAAAAAAGTTTTGCGATCTGGGTTTTTATATTTCTTTTTCCGGTATAGTCGCTTTTAAAAATGCAAAAGAAATACACGAGGCAGCAAAGAAGTTACCTTTGAAATCCATATTAATAGAAACTGACTCACCATTTCTTGCTCCACCACCTTTTCGAGGAAAGAGAAATGACTCATCTAATTTGACTTATATCCTTGAAAAATTTTTTTCTCTAAGAAGTGAACCCAATACTTTAGTTGAAGAAACTATTTACGAAAACAGTCTTAAATTTATTTCACGAAAGGCTCCATAG
- a CDS encoding M23 family metallopeptidase, which translates to MDFKAYSRLTFYRIRYKFQEWKLRLSAYTNELNKKGKERLTIMIIPHTEKKSVNLHISYKSITIFIVCVIFLMIISAINVLNHSGTIHEISELKLSNKDFIRQSSKMKSELSSLHEIIGYYYQKISNLYIKLGGDPTKVSKGTGGNDKLDFINPQTDINSETYKLKSDVHNLKVSSELTQEIIKMVKKRKSIIKHTPSLWPTRGYLLNPFGTYFSQITGREINNSGIDIGSFSGAEVVATAPGVVYETSYSDKTGYIIKISHKFGWKTIYSNLDRIQVKKGQQVSKNDLIGFVGKSSQNPLYYLHYEVHVGTQPLNPYSFLNQIQEK; encoded by the coding sequence TTGGATTTCAAGGCATACTCACGCTTAACATTCTACCGAATTCGGTACAAATTTCAGGAATGGAAATTACGACTCTCTGCATATACAAATGAGTTAAACAAAAAAGGGAAAGAGAGACTGACAATTATGATCATTCCTCATACCGAAAAAAAAAGTGTAAATCTCCACATTTCCTACAAATCAATCACTATATTTATTGTCTGTGTAATTTTTCTGATGATAATAAGTGCGATCAATGTATTGAATCATAGCGGGACAATACACGAAATTAGTGAGCTAAAATTATCAAACAAAGATTTCATAAGGCAATCATCAAAAATGAAATCTGAATTAAGCTCACTGCACGAAATCATCGGCTACTATTATCAAAAAATTTCTAACTTGTATATTAAATTAGGTGGAGATCCTACAAAAGTTTCAAAGGGAACAGGTGGAAATGATAAGTTAGATTTTATAAACCCGCAAACTGATATCAATTCTGAAACTTATAAATTAAAATCTGACGTTCACAATTTAAAAGTATCCAGTGAGCTAACTCAAGAAATTATTAAAATGGTAAAAAAAAGAAAAAGTATTATCAAACATACTCCTTCTCTATGGCCGACTCGCGGATATTTACTAAATCCGTTTGGAACTTATTTTTCTCAAATTACCGGAAGAGAAATAAATAATTCCGGTATTGATATAGGCTCATTTTCAGGTGCAGAAGTAGTAGCAACCGCTCCGGGTGTAGTTTATGAAACTTCCTATTCTGACAAAACCGGCTATATAATAAAAATATCTCACAAGTTTGGTTGGAAAACAATATATTCAAATTTAGATCGCATTCAAGTTAAAAAAGGACAACAAGTTTCAAAAAATGACCTGATTGGTTTTGTCGGAAAATCCA